A single genomic interval of Cucumis sativus cultivar 9930 chromosome 5, Cucumber_9930_V3, whole genome shotgun sequence harbors:
- the LOC101208371 gene encoding mitotic spindle checkpoint protein MAD2: MASKTATKDIITLRGSAAIVSEFFGYAANSILYNRGLYPEESFVRVKKYGLPMLLTQDEGVKTFISNLTAQLSEWLEAGKLQRVVLVIMSKSNNEVLERWNFRIETDGEVVEQGVSREKSDKEIMREIQAIMRQIASSITYLPCLDEPCVFDVLAYTDKDLAVPFTWMESDPKLIANPQMVKLHSFDTKIHKVDTLVSYKNDDDDDE; this comes from the exons ATGGCTTCGAAAACAGCGACCAAAGACATAATCACTCTTCGCGGTTCTGCGGCAATTGTCAGCGAGTTCTTCG GGTATGCTGCGAATAG CATCCTTTACAATCGTGGGCTTTATCCGGAGGAAAGTTTTGTTAGGGTTAAGAAATATGGACTTCCTATGTTGCTTACTCAAGATGAAGGTGTTAAGACCTTCATTTCTAATCTAACTGCTCAGCTTTCTG AATGGCTGGAAGCTGGGAAGTTACAAAGGGTTGTGCTCGTTATAATGAGCAAATCCAACAATGAGGTCCTTGAGAGGTGGAATTTTAGAATTGAAACTGATGGGGAGGTGGTGGAACAAGG TGTATCGAGGGAAAAGAGTGATAAAGAAATAATGAGGGAGATCCAAGCAATTATGAGACAGATTGCTTCAAGCATCACCTACTTGCCCTGCCTAGATGAACCCT GTGTATTCGATGTGTTAGCATATACTGATAAAGATCTTGCAGTTCCATTTACTTGGATGGAGAGTGACCCTAAACTGATTGCTAATCCACAAATGGTGAAGCTGCATTCTTTTGACACAAAG ATTCACAAAGTGGACACTCTTGTTTCTTACaagaatgatgatgatgacgACGAGTAA
- the LOC101219061 gene encoding uncharacterized protein LOC101219061, translated as MGLDGGLSWADQWDYNPDPPPSSSENEKKKNKDGSSDKSKFRKTILGFKWMKELRKKSDKS; from the coding sequence atgggtTTAGATGGTGGTCTGTCCTGGGCAGATCAATGGGATTACAACCCTGACCCCCCACCATCGTCATCggaaaatgagaagaagaagaacaaagatGGATCTTCAGACAAGAGCAAATTTAGGAAGACAATCTTGGGCTTCAAGTGGATGAAAGAATTGCGAAAGAAATCTgacaaatcttga
- the LOC101218831 gene encoding F-box protein SKIP14 encodes MALNFSHRPIFPSHLTEENLVSSMNISSGFVVDDVSERNFDVYGTSWLINRELVDCLNFLEDTCEGGGTRDCVPGDVLDLLPSDPFDMDISTTVTAITGWLDDLNVDYGSGYGRDERVPVDENYELFAGLNYIWNNAFRFQAFPLGNGGNFHGTGELGGFGAWSDERKAGSASCHSDSELPYLVDTIQTLGIEPEISGDGLSSWSDGIKAGALSCHSDAESTYLVDTFQTLGIEREISGDGFSSWSDGTKGGGLSSHSDPESQYLVDTFQTLGIEPESGDGFSSWSGGIKAGGLSCHTEPQSSYVVDTIQTFGMEPEISGGGFSAWSDGRKAGAVSFHTDPRSSYAVDTIQTLDIEPAISGGGFSVWSGGMEAGGVSCLAEPDSPTYVVDTIQTFGVEPEFSGEGFSVWSDGRKTGGLTCHTDPQSSYVMDSIHTHTIESEFPGGVFVTWSDGRKSGVMSYFTVPESPPYLVDTCQTLGTEPETSGVQPVVLHEEDCVPIDASGPPHAAFSFVLGYLGTRELLLVESVCKFLQSTAEGDPFFWRNINICGKPDVKITDDVLLRLTSKAQGGLESLSLVNCVMISDDGLNKVLLNNPKVTKLCVPGCTRLTIGGIVDNLKAFKSRGGPGIKHLSVAGIYGVTEVHYKELEKLLVGIENLTQLDTCQPRFYRGGEPRFPSSDGGRAIDIERCPKCMNMRIVYDCPVVGCKGIKEGDTDPDTNMARCRACTICIPRCNWCGRCIDETVHEETFCLDLRCIDCGKEISKCE; translated from the exons ATGGctttgaatttttcacatCGACCGATTTTTCCCTCTCATCTTACGGAGGAGAATTTGGTTTCTTCGATGAACATTTCAAGTGGTTTTGTTGTCGATGATGTTTCCGAGAGGAATTTTGATGTTTATGGGACGTCCTGGCTGATTAATCGGGAGCTCGTGGATTGCCTTAATTTTTTAGAGGATACCTGCGAAGGGGGTGGGACGCGAGATTGTGTCCCGGGGGATGTTTTGGATCTCTTGCCTTCAGATCCCTTTGATATGGATATAAGTACTACTGTGACAGCGATCACAGGCTGGCTTGATGATTTGAATGTTGACTATGGTAGTGGATATGGGAGAGATGAGAGAGTCCCAGTTGATGAGAATTATGAGCTTTTTGCTGGATTGAACTATATTTGGAACAATGCTTTTAGGTTCCAGGCGTTTCCCCTTGGAAATGGAGGAAATTTTCACGGTACTGGTGAGCTGGGGGGATTTGGTGCGTGGTCAGATGAGAGAAAAGCAGGTAGTGCATCCTGCCATTCTGATTCTGAATTACCGTATCTTGTGGATACAATTCAGACACTTGGTATTGAACCTGAAATTTCTGGAGATGGGCTCAGTTCGTGGTCTGATGGGATAAAAGCCGGTGCTTTATCCTGCCATTCGGATGCTGAATCAACATATCTTGTGGATACATTTCAGACTCTTGGCATTGAGCGTGAAATTTCTGGAGATGGATTCAGTTCGTGGTCCGATGGGACAAAAGGAGGTGGTTTATCCAGCCACTCTGATCCTGAATCACAATATCTTGTGGATACATTTCAGACTCTTGGTATTGAACCTGAATCTGGTGATGGATTCAGTTCGTGGTCTGGCGGGATAAAGGCAGGTGGTTTATCCTGCCATACTGAACCTCAATCATCATATGTTGTGGATACAATTCAGACTTTTGGTATGGAACCTGAAATTTCTGGAGGTGGATTCAGTGCATGGTCTGATGGAAGAAAAGCAGGTGCGGTATCCTTCCATACTGATCCTCGATCATCATATGCTGTGGACACAATTCAGACTCTTGATATCGAGCCTGCAATTTCTGGAGGGGGATTCAGTGTGTGGTCTGGTGGGATGGAAGCAGGTGGTGTGTCCTGCCTTGCTGAACCTGATTCACCCACATATGTTGTGGATACAATTCAGACTTTTGGTGTTGAACCTGAGTTTTCTGGAGAGGGATTCAGTGTGTGGTCAGATGGGAGAAAGACAGGTGGTCTAACCTGCCATACTGATCCTCAATCATCATATGTTATGGATTCAATTCATACTCATACTATTGAATCTGAATTTCCTGGAGGGGTCTTCGTTACATGGTCTGACGGTAGAAAATCTGGTGTCATGTCCTATTTTACTGTTCCAGAATCACCACCATATTTAGTGGATACATGTCAGACTCTTGGTACTGAACCTGAAACTTCTGGGGTGCAACCTGTAGTTCTTCACGAGGAAGACTGTGTCCCGATTGATGCAAGTGGACCTCCTCATGCAGCTTTTAGTTTTGTGCTTGGTTATCTTGGCACGCGGGAACTTCTTCTTGTTGAATCAGTTTGCAAGTTCCTGCAGTCAACTGCAGAAGGGGATCCTTTCTTTTGGAGAAACATTAACATATGTGGAAAGCCGGATGTGAAAATTACAGACGATGTTCTCTTAAGATTGACTAGCAAGGCTCAAGGTGGTCTGGAAAGTCTGAGCCTTGTAAACTGCGTAATGATAAGTGATGATGGTCTTAACAAGGTGCTTCTCAATAATCCTAAAGTCACGAAG TTGTGTGTTCCAGGATGCACAAGACTCACAATTGGAGGTATTGTTGATAATTTGAAAGCCTTCAAATCAAGAGGTGGACCAGgaataaaacatttaagtGTAGCAGGAATATACGGAGTAACAGAAGTGCATTATAAAGAGTTGGAGAAGCTGTTAGTAGGTATTGAGAACTTAACTCAACTAGATACTTGCCAGCCTCGATTTTATCGAGGAGGTGAACCTCGTTTTCCATCAAGTGATGGTGGGCGTGCCATTGACATAGAAAGATGTCCAAAATGTATGAATATGAGGATCGTTTATGACTGCCCGGTGGTTGGCTGTAAGGGAATAAAAGAAGGTGACACCGACCCTGACACCAACATGGCGCGATGCAGGGCATGCACCATTTGTATACCTCGGTGCAACTGGTGTGGACGCTGCATTGATGAGACAGTACATGAGGAGACATTTTGTCTGGACTTGCGTTGCATTGATTGTGGGAAGGAGATATCCAAATGTGAATAA